Sequence from the Streptomyces peucetius genome:
AGCCGGCCACCCCGGCGCAGCAGGACGCGCCGATGCCCGCCGCCAAGTCCGCACCGGACAAGGGAGGTCCAGGCCGTCCGCTGGGACTGCGCCTCGACGTCCGCAACCTGTCGCTGCTCGGTGTTCTCGCCGTGCTCGTCGCGGTGGGCGGAATCACCAAGCCCGACGAGTTCCTCGCCACGAGCAATCTGCAGCTCGTCCTCACCCAGGCGTCCGTCATCGGTGTCGTCACCGTCGGCATGACCTTCGTCATCACCAGCGGCGGCATCGACCTGTCCGTCGGCGCGATCGTGGCCCTGGCCTCCGTATGGGCGACGACGGTGGCCACGCAGGAGTTCGGCTTCGCGGGCATCCTGTTCACCGCCCTCATCGTCGGTGTGGGCTGCGGACTCGTGAACGGGCTGCTCATCGCGTACGGGCGGATGGTGCCCTTCATCGCCACCCTCGCGATGCTCGCCTCCGCCCGGGGCCTCGCTCTGCAGATCACGGACGGCAGGACCCAGATCGTCACCGTCGACTCGGTGCTCGACCTCGGCATCCGGGACGCCTACATCCTCGGCATCCCGCCCCTGGTCCTCGTCTTCGCCGCCGTCACCGTCGTCGGGTGGCTCCTGCTCAACCGCACCACCTTCGGACGCCGCACCATCGCCGTCGGCGGCAACGCGGAGGCCGCGCGGCTCGCCGGCATCGACGTCCGGCGCCAGCGGCTCTACCTCTACCTGCTGTCCGGCCTGTGCTGCGGCATCGCCGCATTCATGCTGATCGTCCTCGCCGGCTCCGGCCAGAACACCAACGGCAACCTGTACGAACTCGACGCCATCGCCGCCGCCATCATCGGCGGCACGCTGCTCAGCGGCGGCCGCGGCACGATCATCGGCTCCGTCCTCGGTGTCCTCGTGTTCACCACGATCACCAACATCTTCGCCCTCAACAACCTCGAGAGCGCCGTCCAGCAGATCGCCAAGGGCGCCATCATCGTTGCCGCCGTACTCGTCCAGCACCGCACGCTGCGAGGCTCCGGCGACGCCTGACGCCTGGACCCCGCCCCCTCCCACTGACCTCCTCACGCCCGTCGCACCGCCCAGCTGAAGGGTTGATCCGCCATGCCAGAAATGCCAGCCACCAGCCGCAGAGGACTGCTGTTCGGCACCGCCGCGGTCTCCGCCGGCGCGCTGCTCACCGCCTGCACCAGCAACGAGCCCAAGACGGAGAAGCAGGCCACCGACAACGCCCCCGTCGCCGACGACAAGCCCGGCAAGCCCGTCACCATCGGCTTCGCCGGTCCGCAGGCCGACCACGGCTGGCTGAACGCCATCAACCAGAACGCCAAGAGCCGCGCCGAGAGGTACTCCGACGTCACCCTGGAGATCACCGAGGGCTCCAACGACACGGCGGCCCAGATCGGCCAGGTGCAGACCCTCATCAACAAGAAGGTCGACGTCCTGGTGATCCTGCCGGCCGACGGCAAGGCGCTCACCCAGGTCGGGCTCCAGGCGATGAGGGCGGGTATCCCCGTCGTCAACCTCGACCGGATCTTCGCCTCCCCGCAGGCGTACCGCTGCTGGATCGGCGGCGACAACTACGGCATGGGCCTCAACGCCGGCAACTACATCGGCGAGCAGCTGAGGGACAAGCCGAACGCCAAGGTCATCGAGCTCGCCGGGCTCGACAACCTGGAACTCACCAAGCAGCGCACCCAGGGCTTCGACGACGCCCTGAAGAACTATCCCAACATCAAGAAGGTGGCCCGCCAGGCGGCCGACTTCACCGTCGAGTCCGGCCAGGCCAAGATGGCGCAGCTGCTCCAGGCCCAGTCGCAGTTCGACGCCCTGTGGAACCACGACGACGACCAGGGCGTCGGCGCGCTGCGCGCCATCGCCCAGGCGGGCCGCAAGGACTTCCTGATGGTCGGCGGCGCCGGTGCCAAGTCCGCGATGGACGCCATCAAGGCCGACGACAGCGTGCTGAAGGCCACCGTCCTCTACCCGCCGACCATGGCCGCCTCCGCCATCGACCTGGCGCGCGCGCTCGGGCAGGGCAAGGGCGTCAGCGGCATGGCCGAGCTGGAGATCCCGGCCTCGCTGACCCTCTACTCGGCCGTGGTCACCAAGGACAACGTCGACCAGTACCTGCCCACCGGTTTCAACTGACCGGCGGCGTCAGGGGGCCCTGGCCGGGCCCCGCCCCCACCGAGCACACCGACGAGTCCGTGACTCCGACAAGGAGGAATCCGTATGGAACTGAGGGACAGTGAGGCCGCACCGCCGACACTCGGCGTCGGCATGGTCGGCTACGCGTTCATGGGTGCAGCCCACTCCCAAGGGTGGCGCACCGCAGGGCGCGTGTTCGACCTGCCGCTGCGGCCGGTCCTCGCCGCGATCGGCGGCCGTGACGCGGCCGCCGTGCGTGCGGCGGCCGACAAACACGGCTGGGCCGCGGCGGAGACCGACTGGCGCGCCCTCGTGGCCCGCGACGACGTGCAGCTCGTCGACGTCTGCACACCGGGTGACAGCCATGCGGAGATCGCGATCGCGGCCCTGGAGGCGGGCAAGCACGTCCTGTGCGAGAAGCCGCTGGCCAATTCGGTCGCCGAGGCGGAGGCCATGGTCGCGGCCGCCGAACGGGCCAGGGCGAACGGTCAGCTGGCGATGGTCGGCTTCAACTACCGCCGGGTTCCGGCGCTCTCCTTCGCCCGCCGGCTCATCGCGGAGGGCCGGCTCGGCACCCTGCGCCATGTACGGGTGACGTATCTGCAGGACTGGCTGGTCGACCCGGACTTCCCGCTGACCTGGCGGCTCGAGCGCGAGCACGCGGGGTCCGGGGCGCTGGGCGACCTCGGCGCCCATGTCGTCGACCTCGCCCAGTACCTGACGGGTGAGGTGCTGGTCGGGGTGTCCGCGCAGCTGGAGACCTTCGTCAGGGAACGGCCCCGGCTCGAGGGCGCCTCCGCGGGCCTGACCGCCTCCGGCGGTGCGGCGCGCGGGCCCGTCACCGTCGACGACGCGGCCGTCTTCACCGGCCGGCTGGCGTCCGGGGCGCTCGCCACCTTCGAGGCGACCCGGATGGCGACCGGCCGCAAGAACGCCCTGCGGCTGGAGATCAACGGCGAGCACGGTTCGCTCGCCTTCGACCTGGAGCGGCTCAACGAGCTGTCCTTCCACGACCATCACGAGCCGGCGGCGACGGCCGGGTTCCGCCGGATCCTCGTCACCGAGGCGGAGCACCCGTACCTGGAGGCGTGGTGGCCGCCGGGCCACGCGCTCGGCTACGAGCACACCTTCGCCCACCAGGCCCGTGACCTGGTGGAGGCCATCGCGTCCGGCACCGACCCGGTGCCGTCGTTCGCCGACGGGCTCCAGGTCCAGCGGGTGCTCGCGGCCGTCGAGGAGAGCGCGCAGAAGAACGCCGTCTACACCCCCGTCCAGGCGGTACAGGCTCAGGTCCGGCAGTAGTCCGCAGCGATCCGGCAGTAAACCGTAGCGATCCGGCAGGAAACCGGTTTGGAGGCACCATGCCACGCCCGTTCACACTGTTCACCGGCCAGTGGGCCGATCTGCCGCTCGAGGAGGTCTGCTCGCTCGCGCGGGACTTCGGCTACGACGGTCTGGAACTCGCCTGCTGGGGAGACCACTTCGAGGTCGACAAGGCCCTCGCCGATCCGTCCTACCTGGACGGGCGGCACGCGCTGCTGGAGAAGTACGGCCTCAAGTGTTGGGCGATCTCCAACCATCTGGTCGGCCAGGCCGTCTGCGACAACCCGATCGACGAGCGTCATCAGGGCATCCTGCCCGCCCGGATCTGGGGCGACGGCGAGCCCGAGGGCGTCCGGCAGCGGGCGGCGGCCGAGCTGAAGGACACCGCGCGCGCCGCGGCGGCCTTCGGCGTCGACACCGTGATCGGCTTCACCGGATCGTCCATCTGGCATCTCGTCGCGATGTTCCCGCCCGTGCCGGAGCGCATGATCGAGCGCGGCTACGAGGACTTCGCCGAACGCTGGAACCCGATCCTCGACGTCTTCGACACCGAGGGCGTCCGCTTCGCCCACGAGGTCCATCCCAGCGAGATCGCCTACGACTACTGGACCACCAAACGAGCCCTGGAGGCGGTGGACAACCGGCCGGCCTTCGGTCTCAACTTCGACCCGAGCCACTTCGTCTGGCAGGACCTGGACCCGGTGGGCTTCCTGTACGACTTCCGCGACCGGATCTACCACGTGGACTGCAAGGAGGCCCGCAAGCGTCTGGACGGGCGCAACGGGCGGCTCGGCTCCCATCTGCCGTGGGGAGACCCGCGGCGCGGCTGGGACTTCGTCTCCGCCGGGCACGGTGACGTGCCCTGGGAGGACGTATTCCGGATGCTGCGTTCGATCGGTTACGACGGCCCCATCTCGGTGGAGTGGGAGGACGCCGGGATGGACCGTCTCATGGGCGCGCCACAAGCGCTTGCCGATCTGAAGCGGTACGACTTCGAGCCGCCGACCGCATCCTTCGACGCCGCCTTCGGGGGCGGCGAGAACTAGAACAGGCCAGGTCCGGGCCCGGTGGGGGCAGTTGCCGCCGGGCCGGTCCGGGCTGCCCGGGTCCGCCTTTGTCCTGTGCTGGGAAAAAGTTCAACTTCTCCGCTGCACAAAGGCTTTCCGTCCAGGACGAACCCGGCTACGGTCCCATCTCGTGTACACGACATAGGTGGTTCGGGAGTGACGGCGCACTCCGGTTCCACGGCACACCGCCCGTTCGACCGGCATTACCGGAGGACATCCGTGCACAGAACAAGGCCCAGAGGCCGCAAGGCACTCGCACTGCTCACCGGCGGCCTTCTCGCCGCCACCTCGCTGGCCCTCACCGCGCCGACCACCGCGTCCGCCGCCGACCCCGAAGCGGCCGTCTCCGCGGCTGCCGACGAATTCCAGCAGGTCACCCTCGCCAAGGGCGGGGAGGAGACCGGCGAGCCCATGTCGCTGGCCGTGCTGCCCGACCGCAGCGTGCTCCACACCTCGCGCAGCGGCGAGCTGCGGATGACGGACGCGGCCGGCAACACCCGCGTCGTCGGCACCGTCCCCGTCTACTCGCACGACGAAGAGGGCCTCCAAGGCGTCGGCCTGGACCCGAACTTCGAGCAGAACCGTTTCATTTACCTCTACTACGCGCCGCCCATGGACACCCCCACGGGAGACGCCCCCAATGAGGGCACCGCGGCGGACTTCGCGAAGTTCGACGGCGTCAACCGGCTCTCCCGGTTCGTCCTGGGCGAGGACGGCACGCTGGACAACGCCAGCGAGAAGAAGATCATCGACATCCCGGCGACCCGCGGCATCTGCTGCCACGTCGGCGGCGACATCGACTTCGACGCCGAGGGCAACCTCTATCTGTCGACCGGCGACGACTCCAACCCCTTCGCCTCCGACGGCTACACGCCCATCGACGACCGTCCCGGCCGCAACCCCGCCTACGACGCCCGCCGCACCTCCGGCAACACCAACGACCTGCGCGGCAAGATCCTGCGCATCAAGGTCAACGACGACGGCTCGTACTCCATCCCCGAGGGCAACCTCTTCGCCCCCGGCACGGAGAAGACCCGTCCCGAGATCTACGCCATGGGCTTCCGCAACCCGTTCCGCTTCAGCGTCGACAAGAAGACCGGCATCCTCTACGTCGGCGACTACGGTCCCGACGCCGGCACCGCCGACCCGAAGCGCGGCCCGGCCGGCCAGGTCGAGTTCGCCCGCGTCACCGGCCCCGGCAACTTCGGCTGGCCCTTCTGCACCGGCGACAACGACCCCTACGTCGACTACGACTTCGCCACCAAGACCTCCGGCGCCACCTTCGACTGCGCCAACCTGAAGAACACCTCGCCGCACAACACCGGCCTCGTCGACCTGCCGCCCGCGCAGCCGGCCTGGATCCCGTACGACGGCGGCTCCGTCCCCGAGTTCGGCAGCGGCTCCGAGTCCCCGATGGGCGGACCGGTCTACCACTACGACGCCGGCCTCGACTCCCCGGTGAAGTTCCCCGAGGAGTACGACGGCGACTTCTTCGCCGGTGAGTTCGGCCGGCGCTGGATCAAGCGCATCGAGACGGCGGAGGACGGCACCGTCCAGTCGATCAACCCCGTCCCGTGGACCGGCACCCAGGTCATGGACATGGCCTTCGGCCCGGACGGCGCGCTGTACGTCCTCGACTACGGCACCGCCTGGTTCGGCGGCGACGAGAACGCCGGCCTCTACCGCATCGAGAACGCCACCGGCGGACGCTCACCCATCGCCGAGGCATCCGCGGACAAGACGTCCGGCCAGGCGCCGCTGCGCGTCACCTTCTCCGCCGCCGGGACCACCGACGCGGACGGAGACTCCCTCGCCTACAGCTGGGACTTCGGCGACGGGAACACCTCCACCGAGGCGAACCCCGTCCACACGTACGCCGAGAACGGCACCTACACCGCCACCGTCACCGCCAAGGACCCGACGGGCCGCACCGGCTCCGCCAGCGTCCACGTCGTCGTCGGCAACACCGCACCCGAGGTCAAGCTCGAACTGCCCGCCGACGGCGCGCTGTTCGACTTCGGTGACGACATCCCGTTCAAGGTGACCGTCACCGATCCCGAGGACGGCACCGTCGACTGCGCCAAGGTCACGGTCAACTACATCCTCGGCCACGACAGCCACGGCCACCCCATCACCTCGGCCAAGGGCTGCGAAGGCGTCATCAAGACCTCCGCGGACGGCGGCCACGACCCGAACGCCAACATCTTCGGCGTCCTCGACGCCGAGTACACCGACGGCGGAGGCGGTGGCCAGGCCGCGCTGACCAGCCACGACCAGGCGAAGCTGCAGCCCCGCCACCGGCAGGCCGAGCACTTCGACGACCAGTCGGGCATCAACACCTTCGACAAGGCCGCGGCCCACGGCGGGAAGACCGTCGGCGACATCCACAACGGCGACTGGATCTCCTTCGACACGTACAACCTGGCCGGCTCCAAGAAGCTCACCGCCCGGGTCTCCTCCGGCGGCTCCGGCGGCATCCTCGAGGTGCGCTCCGGTTCCGTCGACGGCAAGCTCCTCGGCTCCGCGGCGGTCCCCGTCACCGGCAGCTGGGAGACCTTCCAGGACATCGACGTACCCCTGCGGGGCGCCACCGGGAGGACCACGAAGCTCTTCCTGGTCTTCAAGGGCGGCGCGGGAGCTTTGTACGACGTGGACGACTTCAAGCTCTCCGACACCCCGGTCGACCGCACCGCCAACCGCGTCCTGGTCTTCTCCAAGACCTCCGGATTCCGCCACGACTCCATCCCGGCCGGCGTCGCCGCACTGAAGGAACTCGGCGCGAGCGGCGACATCACCGTCGACGCCACCGAGGCGGCGGGCCAGTTCACCGCCACCAACCTCGCCCGCTACGACGCCGTCGTCTTCCTCTCCACCACCGGTGACGTCCTGAACGCCGACCAGCAGAAGGCGTTCGAGGACTACGTCGCCGCCGGCGGCGGCTACATGGGCGTCCACGCGGCCGCCGACACCGAGTACGAGTGGGAGTTCTACGGCGGCCTCGTCGGCGCCTACTTCGACTCCCACCCGCAGATCCAGCCCGCGACCGTCCGCGTCGAGGACCACGACCACCCGGCCACCGCCCACATCGACGGCCCCTGGGAGCGCACCGACGAGTGGTACAACTACCGCACCAACCCGCGTGAGCAGGCCCGCGTGCTCGCCACCCTCGACGAGACCACCTACGAGGGCGGCACCATGAAGGGCGACCACCCGATCGCCTGGTGCCAGGCGTACGAGGGCGGCCGCGCCTTCTACACCGGCGGCGGCCACACCAAGGAGTCGTACGCCGAGCCGGCCTTCCGCAAGCACCTCCTCGGCGGCCTGCGGTACGCGACCGGACAGGTGAAGGCCGACTGCAAGCCCCGCACCGGCTACCGCGCCATCTTCAACGGCGAGACGCTGGACGGCTGGAAGCAGGCCGGACCGGGCAGCTTCGACGTCGTCGACGGTGAACTGCACACCAAGGGCGGCATGGGCATGCTCTGGTACCAGGCCAAGGAGCTCGGCTCGTACTCGCTGAAGCTCGACTGGAAGATGGCAGGCGACGACAACTCGGGTGTCTTCGTCGGCTTCCCCGCCTCCGACGACCCGTGGTCCGCGGTGAACAACGGCTACGAGATCCAGATCGACGCCACCGACGCCGCCGACCGCACCACCGGCGCGGTCTACGGCTTCCAGTCGGCGAACATCGAGGCCCGCGACGCGGCCCTGAAGCCGCCCGGCCAGTGGAACAGCTACGAGATCCGGGTCCAGGGCGAGCGTCTGCAGGTCTTCCTCAACGGAGAGAAGATCAACGACTTCACCAACACCGACCCGGCCCGCAGCCTCAAGGACGGCTACATCGGCATCCAGAACCACGGGGCCGACGACCAGGTGTCCTTCCGGAACATCCAGCTGAAGAAACTGCCCTCGTAGGCCCCTGGGCCAGGGCCGCCCCAAGAGCCGGCGGCGGGCGGGGAGGCGCCGTACCCCCCGCCCGCCGTCCTCCACCCCATCGCAACAACCACCTGGCAGGGAGGCAGCCCGTGACAGACGGGAACGCACGCACCGGAGTCTGGTTCGTCGGAGCACGCGGTTCAGTGGCCACCACGGCGGTCGCCGGATGCGCGGCGGTCACCGCCGGACTGCACCCGCCCACCGGCATGGTCACGGAAACCCCGGCCTTCACCGGTACCGGGCTGCCCGCCCTGCACTCACTCGTCTTCGGCGGACACGACACCGCCCACTGCCCGCTGCCCAAGCGCGCCGAACACCTCACCGACGCGGGCGTCCTGCCGCACGGGCTCGCCTCCGCGGTCCGGGCCGATCTGGAGGCCGCCGACCGTGAGATACGTCCCGGCGGGCCCGGCGCCGGCGACACCCGCACCGACGAGGAACTGATCGCCGCGTTCGCGGACGACATGACGTCCTTCAAGGAGCGTCTCGGGCTCGCCCGGGTCGTCGTCGTGGGCGTCTCCTCCACCGAACCCCTCCCTGAGGCGGGCGCGCTGCGGCTGCCGCCCAGCTCGCTCTACGCGGCCGCCGCCGTGCGGGCCGGCTGCCCCTACGTCAACTTCACCCCCTCCACCGGGCTCCGCACCGAAGCCCTCACCGACACCGTCGCGGCCAGTGGACTTCCCCACGCCGGCCGCGACGGCAAGACCGGCCAGACGCTGCTGCGGTCGGTGCTCGCGCCGATGTTCCTGCAACGCGCCCTTTCCGTCAGGGCGTGGTCGGGCACGAACCTGCTGGGCGGCGGCGACGGTGCGGCGCTCGCCGACCCGGCCGCGGCCGCGGCGAAGAACGCCGGCAAGGAACGCGTCCTCGCGGACACCCTCGGCCATACACCGGAGGGCGAGGTCCACATCGACGACGTCCCCGCGCTCGGCGACTGGAAGACCGCCTGGGACCACATCGCCTTCGACGGCTTCCTCGGCTCCCGGATGATCCTCCAGACCATCTGGCAGGGATGCGACTCCGCTCTCGCGGCCCCCCTGGTCCTCGACCTGGCCCGTCTGCTGGCCCGCGCCCACGAGGCGGGCCTGGCCGGGCCGCTGCCCGAACTCGGCTTCTACTTCAAGGACCCGGACGGCGGCCCGGCGGGCCTGTCCGAACAGTTCACGGCCCTGCTGTCCTTCGCGGACCGCCTGCGGGAGGCGCGGTGATCCGCTTCCTGCTCTCCCGGGCACGCTTGCGGGACTGGGCCGAACTGCTGCGGGTGTCGGCGCTGTTCACGGTGCCGGGCGACGCCCTCGCGGGCGCGGCCGCGGCCGGGCTGCGCCCCAACCGGGGCACGGCGTACGCGGTGGGCGCGTCGCTCTGCCTGTACGAGGCGGGCATGGCGCTCAACGACTGGTCCGACCGCGAGGAGGACGCCGTCGACCGGCCGCACCGCCCGATCCCCTCGGGCCGCATCACCCCGCGCGCGGCCCTGACCGCGGCCGGTGCCCTGACCGCGACGGGCCTAACCCTCGCCGCCCGCGCCGGCCGCCCCGCGTTCGCCGTGGCCACGGCCCTGTCCGCCACGGTCTGGGCCTACGACCTGCACCTGAAGCACACCCGCGCCGCCCCGGCCACGATGGCCGCGGCCCGCGGCCTGGACGTCCTTCTGGGCGCGACAGCAACGCACTCCGCCGCGCTTGCGACGGGCGCGTCGACCGGTGCGGCACGGCGCGCAGCCGCCGCAGGGCGCCCGGGGGCAGAGCCCCTCGCCCCGCTCGCGACGGGCATGCCGCCCCGTGCGGCGCCGCGCGCAGCTGCCGCGGGGGGCCTGGGGGCGGAGCCCCCGAGGTCCCGTCAGGGTTTCGGGAAGGGGTGGGGTGGGGGACTTTCCACCTCGGCCGGCGCCGTCCGCGCCGCCGGCTCGCCCCGGCCGGGTGCGTCCGGGCCCGCGGCTGGCGCCCCGCTCGCGGGCATGCCGCCCCGCGTGGCACGGCGCGCGGCTGCCGCGGGGGGTTCGGGGGCGGAACCCCCCGGGTCCCGTCAGGGTTTCGGGAAGGGGCGGGGTGGGGGACTCTCCACGCCGGCCCGGGCCGCCCGCGTCGCCGCCGCGCTCGCCGCGCACACCTACGCCGTCACCTCCGTGTCCCGCCACGAAACGCAGGGCGGCTCGACGACCACACCCCTTGCCGCACTCACCGCCACCGCCGCCCTGGGCGCCGCACTGGCCCGGCCACCCGCCGGGCCCGCCCCCGTCCTGTTCGCCGCCGCGTACCTCCGTACCGCCGTCACGCCGTACCTCCGCGCCGCCCTCAACCCCTCCCCTCCCCTCACCCAACGCGCCGTCGGCGGCGGGATCCGCGCCATGATCCCGCTCCAGGCCGCTCTCGCCGCACGGTCCGGCGCGGGCGGCACCGGGCTCGCCGTGATGGCGCTCGTACCGATCGCCCGCAAGCTCGCGCGGAAGGTGAGCGTCACATGAGCACGAGTACGAGTACGAGTACGAGCACGAGCACAGAGACGACCGCAGAACCACTCCGCCTCGGCTACGGCACCAACGGCCTCACCGACCTCCGTCTCGACGACGCCCTCGGCCTCCTCGCAGACCTCGGCTACGACGGCGTCGGCCTCACCCTCGACCACATGCACCTCGACCCGCTCGCCCCCGACCTCGCCGCGCGCACCAGCCGCGTCGCCCGCCGGCTCGGCGAGCTGGGCCTGACCACCACCGTCGAGACCGGCGCCCGCTACGTCCTCGACCCGCGCCGCAAGCACGGCCCGTCCCTGCTCGACCCCGACCCGGACGGCCGGGC
This genomic interval carries:
- a CDS encoding UbiA family prenyltransferase translates to MIRFLLSRARLRDWAELLRVSALFTVPGDALAGAAAAGLRPNRGTAYAVGASLCLYEAGMALNDWSDREEDAVDRPHRPIPSGRITPRAALTAAGALTATGLTLAARAGRPAFAVATALSATVWAYDLHLKHTRAAPATMAAARGLDVLLGATATHSAALATGASTGAARRAAAAGRPGAEPLAPLATGMPPRAAPRAAAAGGLGAEPPRSRQGFGKGWGGGLSTSAGAVRAAGSPRPGASGPAAGAPLAGMPPRVARRAAAAGGSGAEPPGSRQGFGKGRGGGLSTPARAARVAAALAAHTYAVTSVSRHETQGGSTTTPLAALTATAALGAALARPPAGPAPVLFAAAYLRTAVTPYLRAALNPSPPLTQRAVGGGIRAMIPLQAALAARSGAGGTGLAVMALVPIARKLARKVSVT
- a CDS encoding Gfo/Idh/MocA family protein, with amino-acid sequence MELRDSEAAPPTLGVGMVGYAFMGAAHSQGWRTAGRVFDLPLRPVLAAIGGRDAAAVRAAADKHGWAAAETDWRALVARDDVQLVDVCTPGDSHAEIAIAALEAGKHVLCEKPLANSVAEAEAMVAAAERARANGQLAMVGFNYRRVPALSFARRLIAEGRLGTLRHVRVTYLQDWLVDPDFPLTWRLEREHAGSGALGDLGAHVVDLAQYLTGEVLVGVSAQLETFVRERPRLEGASAGLTASGGAARGPVTVDDAAVFTGRLASGALATFEATRMATGRKNALRLEINGEHGSLAFDLERLNELSFHDHHEPAATAGFRRILVTEAEHPYLEAWWPPGHALGYEHTFAHQARDLVEAIASGTDPVPSFADGLQVQRVLAAVEESAQKNAVYTPVQAVQAQVRQ
- a CDS encoding sugar phosphate isomerase/epimerase family protein; the encoded protein is MPRPFTLFTGQWADLPLEEVCSLARDFGYDGLELACWGDHFEVDKALADPSYLDGRHALLEKYGLKCWAISNHLVGQAVCDNPIDERHQGILPARIWGDGEPEGVRQRAAAELKDTARAAAAFGVDTVIGFTGSSIWHLVAMFPPVPERMIERGYEDFAERWNPILDVFDTEGVRFAHEVHPSEIAYDYWTTKRALEAVDNRPAFGLNFDPSHFVWQDLDPVGFLYDFRDRIYHVDCKEARKRLDGRNGRLGSHLPWGDPRRGWDFVSAGHGDVPWEDVFRMLRSIGYDGPISVEWEDAGMDRLMGAPQALADLKRYDFEPPTASFDAAFGGGEN
- a CDS encoding substrate-binding domain-containing protein translates to MPATSRRGLLFGTAAVSAGALLTACTSNEPKTEKQATDNAPVADDKPGKPVTIGFAGPQADHGWLNAINQNAKSRAERYSDVTLEITEGSNDTAAQIGQVQTLINKKVDVLVILPADGKALTQVGLQAMRAGIPVVNLDRIFASPQAYRCWIGGDNYGMGLNAGNYIGEQLRDKPNAKVIELAGLDNLELTKQRTQGFDDALKNYPNIKKVARQAADFTVESGQAKMAQLLQAQSQFDALWNHDDDQGVGALRAIAQAGRKDFLMVGGAGAKSAMDAIKADDSVLKATVLYPPTMAASAIDLARALGQGKGVSGMAELEIPASLTLYSAVVTKDNVDQYLPTGFN
- a CDS encoding inositol-3-phosphate synthase, with the protein product MTDGNARTGVWFVGARGSVATTAVAGCAAVTAGLHPPTGMVTETPAFTGTGLPALHSLVFGGHDTAHCPLPKRAEHLTDAGVLPHGLASAVRADLEAADREIRPGGPGAGDTRTDEELIAAFADDMTSFKERLGLARVVVVGVSSTEPLPEAGALRLPPSSLYAAAAVRAGCPYVNFTPSTGLRTEALTDTVAASGLPHAGRDGKTGQTLLRSVLAPMFLQRALSVRAWSGTNLLGGGDGAALADPAAAAAKNAGKERVLADTLGHTPEGEVHIDDVPALGDWKTAWDHIAFDGFLGSRMILQTIWQGCDSALAAPLVLDLARLLARAHEAGLAGPLPELGFYFKDPDGGPAGLSEQFTALLSFADRLREAR
- a CDS encoding ABC transporter permease translates to MTQPATPAQQDAPMPAAKSAPDKGGPGRPLGLRLDVRNLSLLGVLAVLVAVGGITKPDEFLATSNLQLVLTQASVIGVVTVGMTFVITSGGIDLSVGAIVALASVWATTVATQEFGFAGILFTALIVGVGCGLVNGLLIAYGRMVPFIATLAMLASARGLALQITDGRTQIVTVDSVLDLGIRDAYILGIPPLVLVFAAVTVVGWLLLNRTTFGRRTIAVGGNAEAARLAGIDVRRQRLYLYLLSGLCCGIAAFMLIVLAGSGQNTNGNLYELDAIAAAIIGGTLLSGGRGTIIGSVLGVLVFTTITNIFALNNLESAVQQIAKGAIIVAAVLVQHRTLRGSGDA
- a CDS encoding ThuA domain-containing protein, translating into MHRTRPRGRKALALLTGGLLAATSLALTAPTTASAADPEAAVSAAADEFQQVTLAKGGEETGEPMSLAVLPDRSVLHTSRSGELRMTDAAGNTRVVGTVPVYSHDEEGLQGVGLDPNFEQNRFIYLYYAPPMDTPTGDAPNEGTAADFAKFDGVNRLSRFVLGEDGTLDNASEKKIIDIPATRGICCHVGGDIDFDAEGNLYLSTGDDSNPFASDGYTPIDDRPGRNPAYDARRTSGNTNDLRGKILRIKVNDDGSYSIPEGNLFAPGTEKTRPEIYAMGFRNPFRFSVDKKTGILYVGDYGPDAGTADPKRGPAGQVEFARVTGPGNFGWPFCTGDNDPYVDYDFATKTSGATFDCANLKNTSPHNTGLVDLPPAQPAWIPYDGGSVPEFGSGSESPMGGPVYHYDAGLDSPVKFPEEYDGDFFAGEFGRRWIKRIETAEDGTVQSINPVPWTGTQVMDMAFGPDGALYVLDYGTAWFGGDENAGLYRIENATGGRSPIAEASADKTSGQAPLRVTFSAAGTTDADGDSLAYSWDFGDGNTSTEANPVHTYAENGTYTATVTAKDPTGRTGSASVHVVVGNTAPEVKLELPADGALFDFGDDIPFKVTVTDPEDGTVDCAKVTVNYILGHDSHGHPITSAKGCEGVIKTSADGGHDPNANIFGVLDAEYTDGGGGGQAALTSHDQAKLQPRHRQAEHFDDQSGINTFDKAAAHGGKTVGDIHNGDWISFDTYNLAGSKKLTARVSSGGSGGILEVRSGSVDGKLLGSAAVPVTGSWETFQDIDVPLRGATGRTTKLFLVFKGGAGALYDVDDFKLSDTPVDRTANRVLVFSKTSGFRHDSIPAGVAALKELGASGDITVDATEAAGQFTATNLARYDAVVFLSTTGDVLNADQQKAFEDYVAAGGGYMGVHAAADTEYEWEFYGGLVGAYFDSHPQIQPATVRVEDHDHPATAHIDGPWERTDEWYNYRTNPREQARVLATLDETTYEGGTMKGDHPIAWCQAYEGGRAFYTGGGHTKESYAEPAFRKHLLGGLRYATGQVKADCKPRTGYRAIFNGETLDGWKQAGPGSFDVVDGELHTKGGMGMLWYQAKELGSYSLKLDWKMAGDDNSGVFVGFPASDDPWSAVNNGYEIQIDATDAADRTTGAVYGFQSANIEARDAALKPPGQWNSYEIRVQGERLQVFLNGEKINDFTNTDPARSLKDGYIGIQNHGADDQVSFRNIQLKKLPS